Proteins encoded by one window of Microbaculum marinisediminis:
- a CDS encoding AI-2E family transporter, producing the protein MIPRWFLWLVAAAIVFSALIAGRSYLIPIAIALVLFSLLAALIDRITRIRVGHWSVPRPLATVIGLVIIFYALFLMVYVMSSQVEAVIAASPRYIARMEALLSQAAEFFGRDIAEDMQRALSEIDLTRRIPGVVGSAGATLTTITLIVLYMGFMFVERGAFQSKLARLFPNSDQSLRVHGLIISISDSIQRYFSIKLFVSALTGGAAYVVMKPMGLDFAETWALLAVLLNFIPNIGSAVATLLPAVVALVQFDTLGPFVIIFFGVGAIQLFIGNFVEPALMGRSLNLSPLVIILSLTFWAFVWGIVGMFLSVPIMVIVLIVCSHVPAWRPVAIVISRDGEIPAAGDLKG; encoded by the coding sequence ATGATACCGCGCTGGTTCCTCTGGCTGGTCGCCGCCGCGATCGTGTTTTCGGCGTTGATTGCGGGACGGTCCTACCTGATCCCGATCGCCATCGCGCTGGTACTGTTCAGCCTGCTTGCCGCGCTGATCGACCGCATCACGCGGATCCGGGTCGGCCACTGGTCGGTGCCGCGGCCGCTGGCGACTGTCATCGGCCTCGTCATCATCTTCTACGCGCTGTTCCTGATGGTCTACGTCATGTCCTCCCAGGTGGAGGCGGTGATTGCCGCGAGCCCGCGCTACATCGCCCGCATGGAGGCGCTGCTGTCGCAGGCAGCCGAGTTCTTCGGCCGGGATATCGCCGAAGACATGCAGAGGGCGCTCTCCGAGATCGATCTGACCAGGCGCATTCCCGGCGTCGTCGGGTCGGCCGGGGCGACGCTGACGACGATCACCCTGATTGTCCTCTACATGGGCTTCATGTTCGTCGAGCGCGGCGCCTTCCAGTCCAAGCTCGCCCGGCTGTTTCCCAATTCCGACCAGTCGCTGCGCGTACACGGACTGATCATCTCGATCTCCGACAGCATCCAGCGCTACTTCTCGATCAAGCTGTTCGTCAGCGCGCTGACCGGTGGCGCCGCCTATGTGGTGATGAAGCCGATGGGCCTCGATTTCGCCGAGACCTGGGCGCTGCTGGCCGTGCTGTTGAACTTCATCCCGAATATCGGATCGGCGGTCGCCACCCTGCTGCCCGCGGTGGTGGCGCTGGTGCAGTTCGATACGCTGGGGCCGTTCGTGATCATCTTCTTCGGCGTCGGCGCGATTCAGCTCTTCATCGGCAATTTCGTCGAGCCGGCGCTGATGGGCCGCTCGCTGAACCTGAGCCCGCTGGTGATCATCCTGTCGCTGACCTTCTGGGCCTTCGTCTGGGGCATCGTCGGCATGTTCCTGTCGGTGCCGATCATGGTCATCGTGCTGATCGTCTGCTCGCACGTTCCCGCCTGGCGCCCGGTGGCGATCGTGATTTCGCGCGACGGCGAGATACCCGCCGCCGGCGACCTCAAGGGCTAG
- a CDS encoding GlxA family transcriptional regulator encodes MDATVQRSRRIVFFLVPNFSMIAFATAIEPLRLANRHLGQQYYKWRLASETGSPGLASNGVKVAVDGSLEDEKRLFHSDERPDMFFVCSGVFVEKYESKALNSWLRQLHRGGVTVGAMCTGAWILAKAGLLDGRRCAIHWENLPGFAEAFPEADVYADLYEVDRNIYTCAGGTASLDMMLSLIDADHGDTVVNRVCEQALTDRVRSPQDRQRLPLRARLGIHNSKVLTIIELMEANIAEPLSLVELARFAGLSRRQIERLFRRTMGRSPARYYLELRLDRARHLLLQSNLPVVEVAVACGFVSASHFSKCYREFYGRSPLTERRERESAT; translated from the coding sequence ATGGACGCCACCGTACAGCGTTCGCGCCGGATCGTATTTTTTCTCGTGCCGAACTTCTCGATGATCGCGTTTGCCACCGCGATCGAGCCCTTGCGGCTGGCCAACCGGCATCTCGGCCAGCAGTACTACAAGTGGCGCCTGGCCTCCGAGACCGGCTCGCCGGGGCTTGCCTCGAACGGCGTCAAGGTCGCCGTCGACGGCTCGCTGGAGGACGAGAAGCGGCTGTTCCACTCCGACGAGCGGCCCGACATGTTCTTCGTCTGCTCGGGCGTCTTCGTCGAGAAGTACGAATCGAAGGCTTTGAACTCGTGGCTGCGGCAGCTACACCGCGGCGGCGTCACCGTCGGGGCCATGTGCACCGGCGCCTGGATCCTGGCCAAGGCCGGGCTGCTGGACGGCAGGCGCTGCGCCATCCACTGGGAAAACCTGCCGGGCTTCGCCGAGGCCTTCCCGGAAGCCGACGTCTACGCCGATCTCTACGAGGTCGACCGGAACATCTACACCTGTGCCGGTGGCACCGCCTCGCTCGACATGATGCTGAGCCTGATCGACGCCGACCACGGCGACACGGTCGTCAATCGCGTCTGCGAGCAGGCGCTCACCGACCGGGTGCGCAGCCCGCAGGACCGTCAGCGTCTGCCGCTCAGGGCGCGGCTGGGCATCCACAATTCCAAGGTGCTGACCATCATCGAGCTGATGGAGGCGAACATCGCCGAGCCGCTGTCGCTGGTCGAACTCGCCCGCTTCGCCGGCCTGTCGCGCCGCCAGATCGAGCGCCTGTTCCGCCGCACCATGGGCCGCTCGCCGGCGCGCTACTATCTCGAGCTGCGCCTGGACCGCGCCCGCCACCTGCTGCTCCAGTCGAACCTGCCGGTGGTCGAGGTGGCGGTGGCCTGCGGCTTCGTCTCGGCCTCGCATTTCTCCAAATGCTACCGGGAATTCTACGGGCGCTCGCCGCTGACCGAGCGGCGCGAACGCGAAAGCGCGACGTAG
- a CDS encoding sarcosine oxidase subunit beta family protein, which produces MKYSVFSLIREGLKGHQGWPRVWRAPEPKAAYDAVVIGGGGHGLATAYYLAKEHGMTNIAVIEKGWIGGGNSGRNTTIIRSNYLFDESAAIYNHALELWKTLGRELNYNIMMSHRGVLNLAHDEHEARQLKRRVEANRLNGVDAEWLDARQVKDFCPIINISHDIRYPVLGATLQRSGGTNRHDAVVWGYARACDAMGVDIIQQCEVTGIRTARGAVTGVETTRGVIKTPKVACVTAGHTSVIAAMLDIKLPIQSHPLQALVSEPIKPLVPCVIMSNAVHVYCSQSDKGELVIGAGIDAHNSYTQRGSMDIIEHQMASLCELLPPVSRLRMMRQWGGIVDTCPDASPIISKTPVKGFYINGGWGTGGWKATPGSGHVFAWTVARDDPHPIAAPFALDRFQSGALVAEHGAAAVAH; this is translated from the coding sequence GTGAAATATTCCGTCTTTTCCTTGATCCGCGAGGGCCTGAAGGGCCACCAAGGCTGGCCGCGCGTGTGGCGCGCGCCCGAACCCAAGGCCGCCTACGACGCCGTCGTCATCGGCGGCGGCGGCCACGGGCTGGCGACGGCCTACTACCTGGCCAAGGAGCACGGCATGACCAACATCGCCGTGATCGAGAAGGGCTGGATCGGCGGCGGCAATTCGGGGCGCAACACGACCATCATCCGCTCCAACTACCTCTTCGACGAGAGTGCGGCGATCTACAATCACGCGCTGGAGCTGTGGAAGACGCTCGGCCGCGAGCTCAACTACAACATCATGATGAGCCACCGCGGCGTGCTGAACCTCGCCCATGACGAGCACGAGGCGCGCCAGCTCAAGCGCCGCGTCGAGGCGAACCGGCTCAACGGGGTCGACGCCGAGTGGCTCGACGCCAGGCAGGTCAAGGATTTCTGCCCGATCATCAACATCTCGCACGACATCCGCTATCCGGTGCTGGGCGCCACGCTGCAGCGCTCCGGCGGCACCAACCGGCACGACGCGGTGGTGTGGGGCTACGCGCGGGCCTGCGACGCCATGGGCGTCGACATCATCCAGCAGTGCGAGGTGACCGGCATCAGGACCGCCAGAGGCGCGGTCACGGGCGTGGAGACGACGCGCGGCGTGATCAAGACGCCGAAGGTCGCCTGCGTCACCGCCGGGCACACCTCGGTGATCGCGGCGATGCTGGACATCAAGCTGCCGATCCAGAGCCACCCGCTGCAGGCGCTCGTCTCCGAGCCGATCAAGCCGCTGGTGCCCTGCGTCATCATGTCGAACGCGGTGCACGTCTATTGCAGCCAGTCGGACAAGGGCGAGCTGGTCATCGGCGCGGGCATCGACGCGCACAATTCCTACACCCAGCGCGGCTCGATGGACATCATCGAGCACCAGATGGCCTCGCTGTGCGAGCTGCTGCCGCCGGTGTCGCGCCTGCGGATGATGCGCCAGTGGGGTGGCATCGTCGACACCTGCCCGGACGCCAGCCCGATCATCTCGAAGACGCCGGTGAAGGGCTTCTACATCAACGGCGGCTGGGGCACCGGCGGCTGGAAGGCGACGCCCGGCTCGGGCCACGTCTTCGCCTGGACGGTCGCCAGGGACGACCCGCATCCGATCGCCGCGCCGTTCGCGCTCGACCGGTTCCAGTCCGGCGCCCTGGTCGCCGAACACGGCGCCGCGGCCGTGGCGCATTAG
- a CDS encoding sarcosine oxidase subunit delta codes for MFLITCPYCGTRDQSEFSNAGEAHIARPTDGEALTDAQWADFVFLRNNPKGLFAERWVHTAGCRRFFNMLRNTATDEILAVYRIGQTPPKVTTVAPATPSGEAPIGSGNDAVKVVQPEEAT; via the coding sequence ATGTTCCTGATCACCTGTCCCTATTGCGGCACGCGCGACCAGTCGGAGTTCTCCAACGCCGGCGAGGCGCATATCGCCCGGCCCACCGACGGCGAGGCGCTGACCGACGCGCAGTGGGCCGACTTCGTGTTCCTGCGCAACAACCCGAAGGGCCTGTTCGCCGAGCGCTGGGTCCACACCGCCGGCTGCCGGCGGTTCTTCAACATGCTGCGCAACACCGCGACCGACGAGATCCTCGCCGTCTACAGGATCGGCCAGACGCCGCCGAAGGTGACGACGGTCGCGCCGGCCACGCCGTCGGGCGAAGCACCGATCGGCTCGGGCAACGATGCGGTGAAGGTCGTGCAGCCGGAGGAAGCGACGTGA
- a CDS encoding sarcosine oxidase subunit alpha family protein: MTGQPNRRASGGLIDRSRVVRFRFDGRDFTGHPGDTLASALLANGEHMVARGFKYHRPRGIFGAGSEDPTALVQIGRDAARTDPNTRVTEQEIYDGLEAMAQNVWPSLTFDVGAVNDWASAFLPAGFYYKTFMGPLGSWMAFEPFIRRAAGMGKAPSAPDPDRYEAINRHCDVLVVGGGPAGLMAALTAGRAGARVILAEETAALGGRLLSVDPGTVRLGGAAPPEWVESVVAELGRLDSVTVLTRTAAFGYYAQNFVGLWERVTDHLAANARPGNLPRQRVWRVRAKEVVLATGAVERPLVFHENDRPGIMLAGAARTFVHRYGVLPGKRVLVFANNDSAWETAFDLQAAGARVAGIVDLRRDVDAALLSAAAGRGIAIHPGAAIVGTAGSHRVSGATVRRLGNSGDVEGPVTAIECDLLAVSGGWIPNIALFSQSRGKLAYDEALSAFKPGQSWQRERSAGAAAATFDLDGCLREGARAGADAAAKAGLSAKAVKPPKVAGAERPQGTPKVIPEIPSGRPKHKVRAWIDLQDDVTTKDLRLALHEGYDSIEHAKRYTTTGMGTDQGKVANMNAFALVADTLQKPIWQVGTTTYRQPWKPVTFAALAGQHVGDHFHPRRTTPMHAWHKANGAVFEPVGDWLRARAYMKPVETFDDAVRRESLAAREGVAVLDASTLGKIDIRGRDARTFLNRVYTNAWSKLAPGKARYGLMLGEDGMVMDDGVTACIADDHFHMTTTTGGAARVLAHLEDYIQTEWTDLEVYLTTVTEEWAVASLSGPDSWRVVADLCEGIDPDPERFAFMSHADATIDGVPVRVFRISFTGALAYEINIAADYGAWLWDKVMEAGAKYAIAPYGTEAMHLLRAEKGFIIVGQETDGTATPKDLGMDWIVSTTKGDFIGKRSLSRADTARPDRKQLVGLVTEDPAIMLAEGAHVIATGTEPATKPVPMLGHVTSSYMSPTLNRSIALAMVKSGRDRMGDRLWVSRPSGPPIPVTVTGTDFLKLREDGDV; encoded by the coding sequence ATGACCGGCCAGCCCAATCGCCGCGCCTCGGGCGGGCTGATCGATCGCAGCCGGGTCGTCCGCTTCCGGTTCGACGGGCGCGACTTCACCGGCCATCCCGGCGACACGCTGGCCTCCGCGCTTCTGGCCAACGGCGAGCACATGGTGGCGCGCGGCTTCAAGTATCACCGCCCGCGCGGCATCTTCGGCGCCGGCAGCGAGGACCCGACCGCCCTCGTCCAGATCGGCCGCGACGCCGCGCGCACCGACCCGAACACCCGCGTCACCGAGCAGGAGATCTACGACGGCCTGGAGGCGATGGCGCAGAACGTCTGGCCGTCTCTGACGTTCGATGTCGGCGCGGTCAATGACTGGGCCTCGGCCTTCCTGCCCGCCGGCTTCTACTACAAGACCTTCATGGGCCCGCTCGGCAGCTGGATGGCGTTCGAGCCGTTCATCCGTCGTGCCGCAGGCATGGGCAAGGCGCCGTCGGCGCCCGATCCCGACCGCTACGAGGCGATCAACCGGCACTGCGACGTGCTGGTCGTCGGCGGCGGCCCCGCCGGCCTGATGGCGGCGCTGACGGCCGGGCGCGCCGGCGCCCGCGTCATCCTCGCCGAGGAGACGGCCGCGCTTGGCGGACGGCTGCTGTCCGTCGATCCGGGAACGGTCCGGCTCGGCGGCGCGGCACCGCCGGAGTGGGTCGAGAGCGTCGTCGCCGAGCTTGGCCGTCTGGACAGCGTCACGGTGCTGACCCGCACCGCCGCGTTCGGCTACTACGCGCAGAACTTCGTCGGCCTGTGGGAGCGGGTCACCGATCACCTCGCCGCGAACGCGCGGCCGGGCAACCTGCCGCGCCAGCGCGTCTGGCGGGTGCGGGCGAAGGAGGTGGTTCTGGCGACGGGCGCGGTCGAGCGGCCGCTTGTGTTCCACGAGAACGACCGGCCGGGCATCATGCTCGCCGGCGCGGCGCGCACCTTCGTGCACCGCTACGGCGTCCTGCCCGGCAAGCGCGTCCTGGTCTTCGCCAACAACGATTCCGCCTGGGAGACGGCGTTCGACCTGCAAGCGGCGGGCGCGCGGGTGGCGGGCATCGTCGACCTGCGCCGCGACGTCGACGCCGCGCTGCTGAGCGCGGCGGCCGGGCGCGGCATCGCCATCCATCCCGGCGCGGCGATCGTCGGCACCGCGGGCAGCCACCGGGTATCGGGCGCGACGGTCCGCAGGCTCGGCAACTCCGGCGATGTCGAAGGCCCCGTGACCGCGATCGAATGCGACCTGCTCGCCGTCTCGGGCGGCTGGATACCCAATATCGCGCTGTTCTCGCAGTCGCGCGGCAAGCTCGCCTACGACGAGGCCCTGAGTGCCTTCAAACCCGGTCAATCCTGGCAGCGGGAACGATCGGCGGGCGCGGCGGCGGCGACCTTCGATCTGGACGGCTGCCTCAGGGAGGGCGCCAGGGCCGGCGCCGACGCCGCGGCGAAGGCCGGACTTTCGGCCAAGGCGGTGAAACCGCCGAAGGTGGCGGGCGCGGAGCGGCCGCAGGGCACGCCGAAGGTGATCCCGGAAATCCCGTCGGGGCGGCCGAAGCACAAGGTGCGCGCCTGGATCGACCTGCAGGACGACGTCACCACCAAGGACCTCAGGCTGGCACTCCACGAGGGCTACGACTCCATCGAGCACGCCAAGCGCTACACCACCACCGGCATGGGCACCGACCAGGGCAAGGTCGCCAACATGAACGCCTTCGCCCTCGTCGCCGACACGCTGCAGAAACCGATCTGGCAGGTCGGCACGACCACCTACCGCCAGCCGTGGAAGCCCGTCACCTTCGCCGCGCTGGCCGGACAGCATGTCGGCGACCATTTCCATCCGCGCCGCACGACGCCGATGCACGCCTGGCACAAGGCCAACGGCGCGGTGTTCGAGCCGGTCGGCGACTGGCTGCGCGCCCGCGCCTATATGAAGCCCGTCGAGACCTTCGACGACGCGGTGCGGCGCGAGAGCCTGGCTGCGCGCGAGGGCGTCGCCGTACTGGACGCCTCGACGCTGGGCAAGATCGACATCCGCGGCAGGGACGCGCGCACATTTCTGAACCGCGTCTACACCAACGCCTGGTCGAAGCTCGCCCCCGGCAAGGCCCGCTACGGGCTGATGCTGGGCGAGGACGGCATGGTGATGGACGACGGCGTCACCGCCTGCATCGCCGACGACCATTTCCACATGACCACGACGACGGGCGGCGCCGCGCGGGTTCTGGCTCATCTTGAGGACTACATCCAGACCGAATGGACGGACCTCGAGGTCTATCTCACCACCGTCACCGAGGAATGGGCGGTGGCGAGCCTGTCGGGGCCGGACAGCTGGCGCGTCGTCGCCGATCTCTGCGAGGGTATCGACCCCGATCCGGAGCGCTTCGCGTTCATGAGCCACGCCGACGCCACCATCGACGGCGTACCGGTGCGCGTGTTCCGCATCTCGTTCACCGGGGCGCTCGCCTACGAGATCAACATCGCCGCCGACTACGGCGCGTGGCTGTGGGACAAGGTGATGGAGGCGGGGGCGAAATACGCCATCGCGCCCTACGGCACCGAGGCGATGCATCTGCTGCGCGCCGAGAAGGGCTTCATCATCGTCGGCCAGGAAACCGACGGCACGGCGACGCCGAAGGATCTCGGCATGGACTGGATCGTGTCGACGACCAAGGGCGACTTCATCGGCAAGCGCTCGCTGTCGCGCGCCGACACGGCGCGGCCCGACCGCAAGCAGCTCGTCGGCCTGGTGACCGAGGACCCCGCGATCATGCTCGCGGAAGGCGCGCACGTCATCGCGACGGGAACCGAGCCGGCGACGAAGCCCGTACCGATGCTCGGCCATGTCACGTCGAGCTACATGAGCCCGACGCTGAACCGCTCGATCGCGCTTGCCATGGTGAAGTCCGGGCGCGACCGCATGGGCGACCGCCTGTGGGTGTCGCGCCCCTCCGGCCCGCCGATTCCGGTGACGGTGACGGGCACCGATTTCCTCAAGCTGCGGGAGGACGGGGATGTCTGA
- a CDS encoding sarcosine oxidase subunit gamma, with translation MSDTRRRSALAHRSAIEAMDAAARLVEAPFLGKLVLRGDPDAVGKAVTDTVGVSLPEACRATRQGETAILWIGPDEFWIVTAMDAQVALADGLETALAGVHRQVTDVSSYYTTIELAGPRARDMLMKLTTLDLHPSAFTTGQVAGSLFGRAQATLWQVDADETEGGPVFRLFVRRSMADYLWCLLAEAGFEWGMPKQAPLSGETWRLER, from the coding sequence ATGTCTGACACGCGCCGCCGCTCCGCCCTCGCCCACCGCTCAGCCATCGAAGCAATGGACGCCGCCGCCCGCTTGGTGGAGGCGCCGTTCCTCGGCAAGCTGGTCCTGCGCGGCGATCCGGACGCGGTCGGCAAGGCCGTGACCGATACGGTCGGGGTCTCGCTTCCCGAGGCCTGCCGGGCGACGCGCCAGGGCGAGACGGCGATCCTGTGGATCGGCCCGGACGAGTTCTGGATCGTCACCGCGATGGACGCGCAGGTGGCGCTGGCAGACGGGCTGGAGACCGCGCTGGCGGGCGTCCACCGCCAGGTCACCGACGTGTCCTCGTACTACACGACGATCGAGCTCGCCGGTCCGCGCGCCCGCGACATGCTGATGAAGCTGACGACGCTCGACCTGCACCCGTCCGCCTTTACCACGGGACAGGTCGCCGGCTCCCTGTTCGGCCGCGCCCAGGCGACGCTGTGGCAGGTCGACGCGGACGAGACCGAGGGCGGCCCGGTGTTCCGCCTGTTCGTTCGCCGCTCGATGGCCGACTACCTGTGGTGCCTGCTCGCCGAGGCGGGCTTCGAATGGGGCATGCCGAAACAGGCGCCGCTTTCCGGCGAGACCTGGCGCCTGGAGAGATAG
- the pepN gene encoding aminopeptidase N — translation MAKDQTPVVRLQDYAPPAYLVDRVELDFRLDPQSTRVRSRLHVRPNPDGPGGDLVLDGEDLELTALELDGAPLAGTAYKLDKDRLTITTPPERAFVLDIGTTIDPSANTRLMGLYRSNGVYCTQCEAEGFRRITFFPDRPDVLAVYTVRIEARASDAPVLLSNGNPVGSGVVAGSDRHYAVWHDPHPKPSYLFALVGGDLGRVGDTFVTASGREVTLGIYVEKGKEDRCDYALEALKRSMRWDEDAFGREYDLDVFNIVAVSDFNMGAMENKGLNVFNDKYVLASPETATDTDYANIEAIIAHEYFHNWTGNRITCRDWFQLCLKEGLTVFRDQEFSADVRSRAVERIGDVRTLKAHQFVEDAGPLAHPVRPETYKEINNFYTATVYEKGAELIRMLKTLLGADGFRAGMDLYFDRHDGTAATIEDFIGCFAEATGRKLDDFMLWYHQAGTPEVTASGRYDTAARTYELTLEQTCPPTPGQPTKQPMPIPIAFALLGPDGDEITDLKTESPAVRDGLIELTGTRERIVFTDLPAKPVPSLLRGFSAPVKLTANLTDDDLLFAAAEDSDPYNRWQAVQSLATRILIAAQAAIADGRTPEIEPRFLRSLEHTVEADALDPSFRAQVLSLPSESDIAREIGRNVDPDAIHGADQWLRGLIGGELGACLTDVYRRFGSNLPYSPDAAGAGRRALRNTALGLIAGTGQAGIETAEQHYRNADNMTDRMAGLSALTRQGAPEADAALDDFFERYRTDPLVLDKWFSLQATMTGADTLDRVTALMRHPAFSLSNPNRVRALVGAFAAANPTQFNRADGAGYRLVADFTLEIDRSNPQVAARLLSAFRSWRVLEPVRRAAAEAALRRIAGHEGLSRDSADIVERSLD, via the coding sequence ATGGCCAAGGATCAGACGCCGGTCGTGCGGCTACAGGACTATGCCCCGCCGGCCTATCTCGTCGATCGCGTCGAGCTCGATTTCCGCCTCGACCCGCAGAGCACGCGGGTCAGGAGCCGCCTGCACGTCCGGCCCAATCCGGACGGCCCCGGCGGCGACCTCGTTCTCGATGGTGAGGACCTGGAGCTGACCGCGCTGGAGCTCGACGGCGCGCCCCTGGCCGGCACCGCCTACAAGCTGGACAAGGACCGCCTGACGATCACCACGCCGCCCGAGCGCGCCTTCGTGCTCGACATCGGCACCACCATCGATCCCAGCGCCAACACCCGGCTGATGGGGCTCTACCGCTCGAACGGCGTCTATTGCACCCAATGCGAGGCGGAAGGCTTCCGCCGCATCACCTTCTTCCCCGACCGGCCCGACGTGCTCGCCGTCTACACGGTGCGAATCGAGGCGCGCGCATCCGATGCCCCCGTGCTCCTGTCGAACGGCAATCCGGTCGGAAGCGGCGTCGTGGCCGGCAGCGACCGGCACTACGCCGTCTGGCACGACCCGCATCCCAAGCCGTCCTATCTCTTCGCACTGGTCGGCGGCGACCTCGGCCGCGTCGGCGACACCTTCGTCACGGCGTCCGGCAGGGAGGTGACGCTCGGCATCTATGTCGAGAAGGGCAAGGAGGACCGCTGCGACTACGCGCTGGAAGCGCTGAAGCGGTCGATGCGCTGGGACGAGGACGCCTTCGGGCGCGAATACGATCTCGACGTGTTCAACATCGTCGCCGTGTCCGACTTCAACATGGGCGCGATGGAGAACAAGGGCCTCAACGTCTTCAACGACAAGTACGTGCTGGCGAGCCCCGAGACGGCGACCGACACCGACTATGCCAATATCGAGGCCATCATCGCCCACGAGTACTTCCACAACTGGACCGGCAACCGCATCACCTGCCGCGACTGGTTCCAGCTCTGCCTGAAAGAAGGGCTGACGGTGTTCCGCGACCAGGAGTTCTCCGCCGACGTGCGCTCGCGCGCGGTGGAACGCATCGGCGACGTGCGGACGCTGAAGGCCCACCAGTTCGTCGAGGACGCGGGGCCGCTGGCGCATCCGGTGCGCCCTGAAACCTACAAGGAAATCAACAACTTCTACACGGCGACCGTCTACGAGAAGGGCGCCGAGCTGATCCGCATGCTGAAGACGCTGCTCGGCGCCGACGGCTTCCGGGCGGGCATGGACCTGTATTTCGACCGCCACGACGGCACGGCGGCGACGATCGAGGACTTCATCGGCTGCTTCGCCGAGGCGACCGGCCGGAAACTCGACGATTTCATGCTGTGGTACCACCAGGCCGGCACGCCGGAGGTGACGGCGAGCGGGCGCTACGACACGGCGGCGCGCACCTACGAGCTGACCCTCGAGCAGACCTGCCCGCCGACGCCCGGCCAGCCGACGAAGCAGCCGATGCCGATTCCGATCGCCTTCGCCCTGCTCGGCCCGGACGGCGACGAGATCACCGACCTGAAGACCGAAAGCCCGGCGGTGCGCGACGGCCTGATCGAACTTACCGGCACGCGGGAGCGGATCGTCTTCACCGACCTGCCGGCCAAGCCGGTGCCGTCGCTGCTGCGCGGCTTCTCCGCGCCGGTGAAGCTGACCGCCAACCTGACGGACGATGACCTTCTGTTCGCCGCCGCCGAGGACAGCGACCCGTACAATCGCTGGCAGGCGGTCCAGTCACTGGCGACCCGCATCCTGATCGCGGCGCAGGCCGCGATCGCCGACGGCAGGACGCCGGAGATCGAGCCGCGCTTCCTCCGCTCGCTCGAACACACCGTCGAGGCGGACGCGCTCGATCCGAGCTTCCGCGCCCAGGTGCTGTCGCTGCCCTCGGAATCCGACATCGCCCGCGAGATCGGCCGCAATGTCGATCCCGACGCGATCCATGGCGCCGACCAGTGGCTGCGCGGCCTTATCGGCGGCGAGCTCGGCGCCTGCCTCACCGACGTCTATCGGCGCTTCGGCTCCAACCTGCCCTACAGCCCGGACGCGGCCGGCGCGGGCCGCCGGGCGCTGCGCAACACCGCGCTCGGTCTCATCGCCGGCACCGGCCAGGCGGGCATCGAGACAGCCGAACAGCACTACCGCAACGCCGACAACATGACCGACCGGATGGCCGGCCTGTCGGCGCTGACGCGCCAGGGGGCGCCGGAGGCGGACGCGGCGCTGGACGATTTCTTCGAACGCTATCGCACCGACCCGCTGGTGCTCGACAAGTGGTTCAGCCTGCAGGCTACGATGACCGGGGCCGATACGCTCGACCGGGTGACGGCGCTGATGCGCCATCCCGCCTTCTCGCTGTCGAACCCGAACCGGGTGCGCGCGCTCGTCGGCGCGTTCGCGGCGGCCAACCCGACCCAGTTCAACCGGGCCGACGGCGCCGGCTACCGGCTGGTCGCCGACTTCACGCTGGAGATCGACCGCAGCAATCCGCAGGTCGCGGCGCGGCTGTTGTCGGCGTTCCGCTCGTGGCGGGTGCTCGAACCGGTGCGGCGCGCGGCGGCCGAGGCGGCGCTCAGGCGCATCGCCGGGCACGAGGGCCTGTCGCGGGACAGCGCCGATATCGTCGAGCGCAGTTTGGATTAA